A portion of the Oncorhynchus gorbuscha isolate QuinsamMale2020 ecotype Even-year linkage group LG19, OgorEven_v1.0, whole genome shotgun sequence genome contains these proteins:
- the LOC124004768 gene encoding sodium/potassium-transporting ATPase subunit gamma-like, whose product MREGGGVDEEGGDFSWLQRQKEAQLRGSHIARGAFQHHSHSDRPAIMSAAGAPEYDPDAEFVYDYQTLRIGGLTFVAVIMILSVLLLASNKIRRCGKPRERKVEEIPLA is encoded by the exons atgagagagggggggggggtagatgagGAAGGAGGTGACTTCAGCTGGCTACAGAGGCAGAAGGAGGCACAACTGAGAGGATCTCACATAGCCAGAGGAGCCTTCCAACACCACAG CCACTCAGACAGACCAGCCATCATGTCCGCCGCCGGAG ctcccGAGTACGACCCAGATGCAGAATTTGTGTATG ACTACCAGACTCTTCGTATTGGAGGTCTGACCTTCGTTGCAGTCATCATGATCCTGTCGGTTCTCCTGCTGGCCA GCAACAAAATCCGCAGGTGTGGAAAGCCCAGG GAAAGAAAGGTCGAAGAGATACCCCTAGCGTAG
- the LOC124006118 gene encoding FXYD domain-containing ion transport regulator 6-like isoform X1 — translation METVLFFLFSLLVYVAVPVFSDGEKEKKEVDPFVYDYHSLRICGLVFGVVLFTLGILLILSKSSYFSRKCRCCPNQEKKLKAPGDEEATAETLIVSKAKEPEPEPEPEPEAKAEN, via the exons ATGGAAACTGTTCTGTTCTTCCTCTTTTCACTCCTGGTGTATGTGGCTG TGCCTGTATTTTCAGATGGTgaaaaggagaagaaagaggtggaCCCATTTGTCTATG actATCATAGCCTGCGGATCTGTGGACTGGTCTTTGGTGTGGTACTCTTCACGCTGggcatcctcctcatcctcagtaAGTCTTCATACTTCA GCCGAAAATGTCGCTGCTGTCCCAATCAGGAGAAGAAGCTCAA GGCCCCTGGAGACGAAGAGGCTACAGCAGAGACCCTGATCGTGTCCAAAG CTAaggagccagagccagagccagagccagagcctgAAGCTAAGGCTGAGAACTGA
- the LOC124006118 gene encoding FXYD domain-containing ion transport regulator 6-like isoform X2 — METVLFFLFSLLVYVAVPVFSDGEKEKKEVDPFVYDYHSLRICGLVFGVVLFTLGILLILSRKCRCCPNQEKKLKAPGDEEATAETLIVSKAKEPEPEPEPEPEAKAEN, encoded by the exons ATGGAAACTGTTCTGTTCTTCCTCTTTTCACTCCTGGTGTATGTGGCTG TGCCTGTATTTTCAGATGGTgaaaaggagaagaaagaggtggaCCCATTTGTCTATG actATCATAGCCTGCGGATCTGTGGACTGGTCTTTGGTGTGGTACTCTTCACGCTGggcatcctcctcatcctca GCCGAAAATGTCGCTGCTGTCCCAATCAGGAGAAGAAGCTCAA GGCCCCTGGAGACGAAGAGGCTACAGCAGAGACCCTGATCGTGTCCAAAG CTAaggagccagagccagagccagagccagagcctgAAGCTAAGGCTGAGAACTGA